The proteins below come from a single Tenuifilum thalassicum genomic window:
- a CDS encoding pirin family protein has protein sequence MVSVKAIYKPNQITEGAGVMVQRILGFETRYNCDPFLLLDFFGSNNEKDFIAGFPDHPHRGIETITYVLKGAVKHTDSIGNSSEIFEGDVQWMTAGSGIIHSEMPKADAGSMFGIQIWVNLPQEYKMVKPIYRELKHDKIPIVETSTLQLKIISGKYRKQEGAYTSPYKPIDLFDVKLWPDSVFDEVITPEFQNYRYYIFLYEGKVSIPGYKDVIEAPCVIALNYGTVLHIKAEDSGAKFLYFGGEANNEPIAWHGSIVMNTDDEIKKAIDELNNGNFIK, from the coding sequence ATGGTTTCGGTAAAGGCAATATATAAGCCAAATCAAATAACTGAAGGTGCAGGGGTTATGGTCCAAAGAATATTAGGGTTTGAGACACGCTACAATTGTGATCCATTCCTGCTGCTCGATTTTTTTGGTTCAAACAATGAAAAAGATTTTATAGCAGGTTTCCCTGATCATCCTCATCGTGGGATTGAAACAATTACTTACGTGCTTAAAGGGGCAGTTAAGCATACTGATAGCATTGGGAATAGTAGTGAAATTTTTGAGGGTGATGTACAATGGATGACTGCTGGTAGTGGTATTATTCATAGCGAAATGCCAAAAGCAGATGCAGGCTCGATGTTTGGAATTCAGATATGGGTGAATTTACCTCAGGAATATAAGATGGTAAAACCCATCTATCGAGAGTTAAAACATGATAAGATTCCTATTGTAGAGACCAGTACTTTACAGCTTAAGATTATTTCTGGTAAGTATAGAAAGCAGGAAGGAGCCTATACTTCTCCCTATAAACCAATTGATTTGTTTGATGTTAAGCTTTGGCCTGATTCTGTTTTTGATGAGGTTATAACGCCTGAATTTCAAAACTATAGGTATTATATTTTCTTATACGAGGGCAAGGTCTCGATTCCTGGTTATAAAGATGTTATTGAGGCTCCATGTGTTATAGCTTTAAATTATGGAACAGTGTTACATATAAAAGCTGAAGATAGTGGTGCCAAGTTTCTTTACTTTGGTGGTGAAGCCAATAATGAGCCAATAGCTTGGCATGGCTCTATTGTTATGAATACCGACGATGAGATTAAAAAAGCAATTGATGAGTTAAATAATGGAAATTTTATTAAATAA
- the idi gene encoding isopentenyl-diphosphate Delta-isomerase, translated as MDKNQIALVNQNDNVIGFKDKQQVHIDGDLHRAFSILICNGNGQMLIHKRAFSKYHSPGLWTNACCSHLTQGEEMQNVIFERLKHEMGITCNLNHLFTFHYRVELDNGLIENEIDWVYVGKFEGSPNPNPDEVNDWKWVDIDWLLDDIEENPDSYTYWFKYILQNHKEEVVLAIKQCSGL; from the coding sequence ATGGATAAAAATCAAATAGCTCTTGTTAATCAAAATGATAATGTAATAGGTTTTAAGGATAAACAACAGGTACACATCGATGGGGATTTACACCGAGCATTTTCAATACTCATTTGTAATGGGAATGGCCAAATGTTAATTCATAAAAGGGCCTTTAGTAAGTACCATTCGCCAGGTTTATGGACTAATGCATGCTGTAGCCATCTTACTCAAGGTGAGGAAATGCAGAATGTAATATTTGAGCGATTGAAACATGAGATGGGAATTACTTGTAATTTAAACCATCTATTCACATTTCATTACAGGGTTGAGCTTGATAACGGGTTAATTGAGAATGAAATTGATTGGGTATATGTAGGAAAATTTGAAGGAAGTCCCAACCCTAACCCCGATGAGGTAAACGATTGGAAGTGGGTCGATATCGATTGGCTGCTAGATGATATCGAAGAAAATCCTGATAGTTATACCTATTGGTTTAAATATATCCTACAAAATCATAAAGAAGAAGTTGTATTAGCAATCAAACAGTGTTCTGGTTTATAG